The window tAATTGATCTATGCATTTTGTGCTCCTGCACAACCTAACATGTTTCAATACTTTGGATGATCAAATGTCAGAGAGCCCTGagtcatgttttgtgtgtgtgtgtgcatgtgtgtgtgcaccactgTTTCCCAGGTGGGTTGTGGTTGGTGAGCCACTTTAATGGATGGCAAGGCAGTGGTATGCCTCATATGTGTTCAGTCTATAAGAAAACCAGCTGTACATGTACTGTCGAAGCCAAAGTCTTTTGAATTGTTGAATTGCAATGCACTTGCTGTACAGTCAGACCGGGCCTAGTCTTTATCTGTATGTCAAGGATGTTTTAGCCTAGTTTCACTGTGTTTAGGTCTACATCTCATATCTCTTGCGTGGCATTGCCTCCCTTAGACCCCTTGGCACCAGACTGCAGGTCCTGCACAGCCTGCGGAAGCTCTGGCAGATAGTAGCCGAGACGATCAAGGTAACACCACGCACTTTCATTCTGCTTCCTCTTTCAAGGCCagcaatggagggagggagggggggaggggggggggggggaggggaggggggggggggggggggggaggggggagggggggaggggggggggaaggggggggggaagggaggggggaggggaggggggggggggggggggggggggggggggggggggaggggggggggggggaaggggggggggaagggaggggggagggagggggaggggggggaaggagggaggggaagtttGAAAACACACAAAGTTGCAAAACTGGTCAGTCTACATGAGGGTGGCTCAGTTGGTGGTAGGAACAATAAAAAGGGTGTTTTGTATAGTTTTGAGGGTGAATCACCAAGGTCAAACATGCGCACAAACAGGGAAGAAGCTCATCATGACGTGTGTGGTTTATTTGTTGTCTCTGTCTATTGTTTAGTCATGCCGTGGAGCTGTTGACGTCTCAAGCAACAATGATAGGCATGACTACTAACAAAAACGAACAACATTTTTTCCAGCTTCCAGCTACTGGAAGCATTGTAAATATGATGATTGACTGTGCTTCAAACagtattggccaaacaaccaaatctaattcccctatggtttaaaggaagatggggaaACTGAAGTGTATTAACATGAACCAAATTATGCTAATTGCAGACAATGTACAGTTATTTGACTGGGttaatcagagcaagaatgttCAAAGTAAGATAAAAGAAACATAATAATAACGTTGCAAATTAATGAAATAAATTACagggcaaacatgttacaaaatgaaggttaactcttacctacaccaccatgattattgtaaaccagagatagaaagcaagaggtgaggaaggagaaggagtacaaggacaagccagagctgaggagaaggtctcaggagatcaagaatccacagaacaatgcatcACAATTCCTTCtgtacacaagaacaaccaatcagaccaaataTTGACCCATACTTATCAACATACGAcgagcaatgctacagtaagttacataATGGGGTGTGAGACCCATCGAGTTGGGACCCTGTCgagcaactccagattttagcatatgagaggtgggggcaggttgacacccagccttacaccaTGTACTTGCCACTGGGCAAATACAATAGCGTAGATTCAAGCCCCTAAAAAGGCCTCATTCTTGCTCTTCAGAGTAATACTGGGTATATTGTCTTCGTACATGTTTATCAAATTAGACAACAAAAAGCCATCTTTCCAGTCAAGCAACCAGGTGAGCTGGAGGAGTGTTCACTGCTGGCAGCTGATTTGAGTCATCTCACATGCCAGGCGAGGCTGTAATAATTGCCCAGCCATAATTGCCCAGCCCTATCAGTTATTTCACCTCCTGTTACCTGTACCCGGGCTGATTTCCTGGTCAATCCTGAAGGCCCACTtttaaaagtatctcaaagagAGACGTCATGCACAGGCGTAATCCATTTGTCACTGATTCAGTTCGAGAATTCAATACCTTTTATTTTATGAACTAATGCAAAGCTAAAATCGTAGTATTCTGGGATTTCAAAGATGTTAGCTCCGATCATAAATTTGATGAAATGCCCAACCTTACTGGTTGTAGTAGTAGCAGTGATTTCTTATTCCCGACCCGTTTCAACCTTCAGGTGTTCAATGATCCCATACATGGGCATGTGGAGATGCACCCTTTGCTGGTCCGCATCATTGACACACCCCAGTTCCAGAGACTTCGCTTCATCAAGCAGCTTGGAGGGACCTACTTTGTCTTTCCCGGGGCGACCCATAACCGTTTTGAACACTCCATAGGGTAGGAAGGAGTTCATTTGTTTTAAAATGGGTATTTGATTTAGTTTGATGGTTGCTGTGTGCTTACTGTTAACtggttgtatgtgtttgtgtcggtCTAGAGTGGGCCACCTGGCAGGGCGACTGGTCCAGGAGCTGAATGAtcggcagaggggggggggagggggggagggaggggaaggagggaggggaaggagggaggggaaggagggaggggaaggaggggaggaagttTGAAAACACACAAAGTTGCAAAACTGGTCAGTCTACATGAGGGTGGCTCAGTTGGTGGTAGGAACAATAAAAAGGGTGTTGTGTATAGTTTTGAGGGTGAATCACCAAGGTCAAACATGCGCACAAACAGGGAAGAAGCTCATCATGACGTGTGTGGTTTATTTGTTGTCTCTGTCTATTGTTTAGTCATGCCGTGGAGCTGTTGATGTCTCAAGCAACAATGATAGGCATGACTACTAACAAAAACGAACAACATTTTTTCCAGCTTCCAGCTACTGGAAGCATTGTAAATATGATGATTGACTGTGCTTCAAACagtattggccaaacaaccaaatctaattcccctatggtttaaaggaagatggggaaACTGAAGTGTATTAACATGAACCAAATTATGCTAATTGCAGACAATGTACAGTTATTTGactgggttaaatcagagcaagaatgttCAAAGTAAGATAAAAGAAACATAATAATAACGTTGCAAATTAATGAAATAAATTACagggcaaacatgttacaaaatgaaggttaactcttacctacaccaccatgattattgtaaaccagagatagaaagcaagaggtgaggaaggagaaggagtacaaggacaagccagagctgaggagaaggtctcaggagatcaagaatccacagaacaatgcatcACAATTCCTTCtgtacacaagaacaaccaatcagaccaaataTTGACCCATACTTATCAACATACGAcgagcaatgctacagtaagttacacaatggggtgtgagacCCATCGAGTTGGGACCCTGTCgagcaactccagattttagcatatgagaggtgggggcaggttgacacccagccttacaccaTGTACTTGCCACTGGGCAAATACAATAGCGTAGATTCAAGCCCCTAAAAAGGCCTCATTCTTGCTCTTTAGAGTAATACTGGGTATATTGTCTTCGTACATGTTTATCAAATTAGACAACAAAAAGCCATCTTTCCAGTCAAGCAACCAGGTGAGCTGGAGGAGTGTTCACTGCTGGCAGCTGATTTGAGTCATCTCACATGCCAGGCGAGGCTGTAATAATTGCCCAGCCATAATTGCCCAGCCCTATCAGTTATTTCACCTCCTGTTACCTGTACCCGGGCTGATTTCCTGGTCAATCCTGAAGGCCCACTtttaaaagtatctcaaagagAGACGTCATGCACAGGCGTAATCCATTTGTCACTGATTCAGTTCGAGAATTCAATACCTTTTATTTTATGAACTAATGCAAAGCTAAAATCGTAGTATTTTGGGATTTCAAAGTTGTTAGCTCCGATCATGAATTTGATGAATTGCCCAACCTTACTGGTTGTAGTAGTAGCATTGATTTCTTATTCCCGACCCGTTTCAACCTTCAGGTGTTCAATGATCCCATACATGGGCATGTGGAGATGCACCCTTTGCTGGTCCGCATCATTGACACACCCCAGTTCCAGAGACTTCGCTTCATCAAGCAGCTTGGGGGGACCTACTTTGTCTTTCCCGGGGCGACCCATAACCGTTTTGAACACTCCATAGGGTAGGAAGGAGTTCATTTGTTTTGAAATGGGTATTTGATTTAGTTTGATGGTTGCTGTGTGCTTACTGTTAACtggttgtatgtgtttgtgtcggtCTAGAGTGGGCCACCTGGCAGGGCGACTGGTCCAGGAGCTGAATGATCGGCAGCCAGAACTTCTCATCTCTCGCAGAGACATCCTCTGTGTGCAGATCGCTGGCCTCTGCCACGACCTGGGTGAggaaaacacactcactcaacctTGTTCACTCACTATGAACTGTAATGACTGCACTCGAACCCCCAAAACAAGTTTCTCTGGTTCCATAACCGGTTCCGTTCAGGATTCCTGGAACCTGGGTGCTTAGTGAGCCCGTACCACTTTTCTACGAGTTTCGGGCTGAACGATTGTAATCAAGGATGCGTCATCAATGTTGTGTAGAGcatttgttttgcttttgtttttgtgtttgagtgAACCCAATTTGGCCAACCCTTCGACTAATGTGGCACGCAGCTCACCCTTGATGCTTCCTAGTGGCTCCTGATCTTCAGGAGATTTGACCAACACGTCTCCAAGCATTGGGGCTCGTCAGCAGACCCCCACAggctctttcttccccctcacTTGACTTCGCCAACGTTGCCTTCTCCATCCTCTTGTTCCTATATGACACACCCTCTGACACCCGGTCACAGTGTGCACTTCAGGTCAAGGAAAAGCGGCTATTTTGGGGGCATCAGCTTGGATCCAACTATTCGGGTTTAGAACAATGTGTTTTTGGTAAAAATGCTCAGAACAGTTCGGAATTGGGTGCGTTGAATGGAACGGAACCCTGTCCGTGGGAGGAAAGGGCTGACACAAGCAGTGCTGTGGTGAGAGATGGACAGGATACATTTCTGCTAGTGCTCATTCAGAAAGTGAAAGCATGGGATTGAATGCTTATCTTGGTCCTGTACTCTGTGTTTGAGGTCAAAAGAATATAATTACCATATGGTTCAAGTTCAGACTGTTTTGGATTAACTGTTAATTATAACATGTGCCCCATGTTAGGATTCCAAAATTCTTGGACAGTTGGATTGTTTTCCATAATTGAGCTTACCGGTGATTGTTTTGCTGAGCCTGTTGAAATGGGTTTAGTCTGGACTTTAATAGCTTTTATAGCTTTCATTTGAGTTTTATGACTTTATGACTGAGAATTATGAATTTGTATCATCATGCTGTGTTTCCCATGTTGTTATATCACTTCATGTCACCATGGCAAAAACAAAGCCTTGAATCAAGACTAGACACAAGGTATACTATAAGCCTTAACAACGCAAATGAATACACCTGCAGCCTAATATTGACATTCTCAACTCAACAAATAGCCTGGAATATGGGTAACATATATAAGAATGTGTGTAAAAGGTGCTTGACTTGCCATGTGGTTCAGCTGAAACAGGAGGGAATCACCTACATTTAAGCTAATCGTCTGCACTTaccttatagttttttttttgtcaaatcaAGACAGaatataaaacaaacatttaaaaaaaactacattttAACTGAATTACACCGCCCCcccttttctttgttttgacaTCCCAGCCTTTTTTTTATGCATATACAGGACATGGCCCATTTTCCCACATGTTCGACGGGATGTTCATCCCCAAAGTCCGTCCAGAAACCAAATGGAAGGTAAAGGGATTTTGTCCATTAAGACTCTGAAAAGCAACATTGGGTGTGTTTTTTCCCCCACAATACTTTCATTCAgaaagtacatacacacagacaaatacaaacaatTGAGGGCAAGCAGTCCTCAACACCCattatgacattgtgtcctaGCCTTTGTACAAACATGCTTTGTAAACTCCATAGCTTTCAGAGTCCACTGTTTCCAAGATAATATAtacgctctctgtctgtctgtgtgtgtgtgtgtgtatatatgtacaacattttatatttttctttttatagTCTGCAAATATGTACAGGTGCAGAACAGCAACAATAACTATTGGAAATGTGGAGTTATTATTACAGCCCTTGGTGATAAGAGATAGATAAACATGAGTTACGATCACATGTACGACAAATGTGACTCACATTATTAAATAAATGAAGATTGTGTAGGGCACTTGAGAAAAGAAGGATTGCCTTTTTATGTACGTTTGAGGGTGGGGCAGTGTACCTGTGCTTTTTCAAAACGTTGTTGTGCTCTGCAGCATGAGATGGCTTCCCTGGCCATGTTCGACCACTTGGTGCACAAGAATGAACTGGCTGACGTGATGGAGCAGCATGGTCTGGTTCTGCCTGAAGACCTGGACTTCATCAAGGAACAAATCGCTGGACCGACGGACAAAACCACAGGGGCATCGGTGAGATCCAATGAAAACATCCAAGGTTGACTTAAAAGctgatttaaaatgtgtttttatgctCGTTGTTATGAAAGCTCCTTATGCATTTCGACTCCCATTCCCAGTGGCCTTACAAAGGGAGACAAGAAGAGAAATCCTTCCTTTATGAGATTGTAGCCAACAAGAGAAACGGCATCGATGTTGACAAATGGGACTACTTTGCCCGGTAAAttcaaccacaaacaaaataTCTGTTCTTCAGCATAATTAACCATGCTGTAACacattttcctctctttctatttctgacacatacacacagggactgCTACCACCTGGGcattcaaaataactttgactACCACCGCTTTCTGAAGTTTGCCCGAGTGTGTGAGGTGGACGGGAAGAAGCACATCTGCACCAGAGATAAGGTGCTAACTGTAGCCTGGCTAACCCTCAACCTTCAAACTGCTTATGACATCCTATTTAAAGTGTGTTAACTGTACCCTTGATGTTTTCCCTTCAACAGGAAGTAGGTAACCTCTATGACATGTTCCACACCAGGAACTACCTGCACAGACGGGCCTACCAGCACAAAGTGGGCAACATCATTGAGACTATGTGAGTACTGGATCTGTAAATGCCTACCAGGATAAACGGGAAGATGTGtgtaaaaatatgtatatacaaATAAAGCACGTTTGAAAAGAATATAATCATTTGCAAGGATAAAGTCCCTAAGGTGGTACATGTCCCACATGCATGAAGACTTAAAAAGAGGATCTTTCTCTtctagttacatttacatttagtcatttagcagacgctcttagtTAGTATTCAGCTACCTTTTCTTCTGACTATGATGGAATGCACTGGCTTTTGAGCAACAGCAGTGTTACGATGTGTTCTCCCCAAAGACGAGGACAACTCAGTCCAAATATTGTCCGCTTCCTCCACAATCCCTTAGACCACTTGTCCTGCCTAAGGAAAGGCTCTCCATAATGCCATGAAACCAGCTTCAACTCAGTACCTGACGTCTTTCCAGAGTGCTCAagagaccgtgtgtgtgtgtgttcaggatcaCTGAGGCCTTCATCAAAGCAGACCCACACATCCAGGTCAAAGGCTCTGAAGGACAGCTTTTCACCATCTCCACAGCCATAGACGATATGGAGGCCTACTCTAAACTTACTGGTAGAGTGAGGtttttttccaaatgttttaATCAAAGAAACCCACAGTTTAAGGATAACTGCATGGTTTGCTGCCCTTGGCGGAATATTTTGATAAGGATGTCATATTCCCTTCCCCCTGTTTTACGCTGGTTTCTTTTTTTGccccctcttttttttcttctctgtctcctgtAGACCATGTGTTTGAGCagatcctccactcctcctctcctgagctGGCTGAGGCAAGACAGATTCTAGAGAACATCACCTGCCGACGTCTCTACAAGTGTGTGGGCCAGACTCAGGCTGAGAAACACCTGGAGatctcacaggtgtgtgtgtgtgtgtgtttgactgtatAGCTGGTTGCACAGATGTTTAGAATCCCTGTTGAGCTGAAATACCTCACTTCAAATAAACACCAAAGTTGTCAAAAGTAAGAAAGTTAAGAATATTTGTTTAATCTTTTGTTTTCCACATTTTTCTAGAAGGTAGAAAATTATACATGACATTTTCTTTGCCAGACAAACTTTACTTGAGTTCCCATCCCATATCTACGACTGTAAAACTGGGAAGTCAAGAGGTATAACCAATTATCAGGGTGtttcctgcatagagaaaaAGAAATATAGAGGGCACACGCGTAAGCCGTTGTCCTGAGAGCCTATGACAAATTGtatgcaatgcatgtcagcgaatatgttctcaatagtatgtttcaagtacgctacagccgaaccctcgttctgttttgatcaatagtaataGAGTTTATAAGAGTGTCTTCTTGTcggatcaatacgcaactgtgaggtgtgtgaatggacagagcggccactaaactgtcgttctgctgcgagggccagcccgacgtgcacgaatacacctgtacaaatgcaaatgaaatttccactcaaaatgctgacaagtTTGATTAACGATTTGcagcagcctccattggtattcttaacctggaatgataatatatagtgtaggcacaaagaaaaataaaaggaaattgcaaaacaccggggaataaatacattgattagaatatatatatatattattattattttatttttttgagcaccgaagacccattttgacccaggataAACCCTGCAATTATGTATATTATGAGACCATTCAGCAAATGATTTTGCCCACGAAAGTCACACACTTCTGTCTGGCAGGAAGTCCTCCTGAAGTGGGCTGACCAGGTGGCAAGATCCAGGCCTCAGATGGACCCAGCTGCTGGTCTGCAACCAGAAGACTTAGTAGTTAATGTGAgtgtccagtctgtgtgtgtcaagttTTTAAAGCAGACCTATCTATCTGCTTCACAGCAGTGTATTCAACACAGGTACCCAGTTTGCATTTTGATTGGTGGAAGTAATGTGCTTGGACAGATTTTATGCAAGCTTATTACACAGCTTTTGTTGAATGCTTAATTCTGATTGGTCGATTATGGTTTTCTCCGATCTGTTATTTCTGAATCATATACTCTGAAGAACCATGTCCAATAAAATCAATCCACAGACAAAAGTCCATTCCATTATATAACGCCCTTCTTCTGTGTCAGGTCATCAACATGGACTACGGGATGAAGGAGAAGAACCCGATCAATAATGTGCGCTTCTACTGCAAGAACGACCCCACCAAAGCCATTCAAATCCGCAAGAATCAGGTACGAATCCTATTGCCATGTCTCAAACCACTCCATTTGATGAACTTCCTCCTGGCCAAAAACTGGTCTGCAAACCTGAAATATGACATATTTCCATTCCTATTATAGAATGAATAAAACGCCTTTCTAATCCACACAACTCTGCAAGCTGTGTATTCCCACCAAGAGGAGGCTACGCTGTCcggaaaaaaattaaaaatcaAGACAGTTTTCAGGCACTCAGCCTCTAACATTTTGCAGCTCATACTGTGTCCCAGTTGCGAGCCGTCCCTGTGAGATATTTAATATTTTCAAAGCGCTATATAGCAATCCTTATTCCCCCAGTCATCAACAAACGTATGCTCCTGTCATTTTTATCATTTTCATGCCACCTCAGGTGCATTTTTCATAGAGTCCACAGAGTAGGTGCAGCCCGTTATGGGTGTGGCAGTGGCTCAAGCACAGTGGCAAAAAATGCACAAAATTAATGTTCTCCTAGACTGACAACAATTGTCTTGTCAATTCCCAAGTGTTATCTTGGCTGAATATTGTTCAGGTTAATGTGTCGTATGCACATAAGCAGAGTTAATGGTATTGAAATGTTGGATTTTCAGGCTTCCTCAGCCTGGAAAATGACAACCCCTCCCTGTCTTTAAACTAACCAGTGTCATTTCACATTGATTCATCCAGTACACATCCAGTACACATGCTTTAGTTAGCTGAACAGCGAGTCAGCAGaacctcctctctgcccaggtGTCCAAGCTCCTGCCTGAGAGGTTTGCGGAGCAACTCATCCGGGTCTACTGTAAGAAGACTGATGAGAGGAGCGTGGAGGCTGCAAAGAAGCACTTTGTCCAATGGTGCATGGACATGAACTTCTCCAAACCACAGGTGGGTGAGGCAGTCCAGACAGTTCCATTgtatttaaccctaaccctctacaTGTACTACTTGTGGGGATCTTTACAAATCCTCTGATAACCACTCCAAAGCCAGCCTGGAACTGAAATTCTGTCTCTTACGATTGTGCAGGACGGAGATGTGATAGCGCCTGAACTTACCCCTTTGAAAGCAAGCTGGGCCAACCATTAtggtgaagatgatgatgatgaaggtgatgaAGGTCATAGCCGGGGAGGAAATACATGGACTAGCATGAACGGACAACAGGAGAAATTTAGGTCTCGACTCTTAAGTCTAACTTGTTTGTTACAGTTTCTTTTCTGTAAAAGATAAAGCACTTCTATAATCTTTTATTTCCATTTTATAATTTTACTTTTAGAAATTTTTCAGTTGGCATGTTTTCAATGTCAATGTATCATTGTGTTATATAATGCCTTTATTCAGAATGATCATGGAATCAATATAAAAATATACCTCAGGTGAGCTCTGAGCTTTCGTGTCACCAAACATATTCTAGCTTTTCTAATGTTAATGTGTTGGTGCACAAGAGATCCTCAATCTTTAATATGACAGCCAAGGTTAAGATCTGATCCATCAAGGTGAAAGTTACACTTAAAATACTTTTggacaataatgttaaatatACTGTCTGTTCTGTTATTGTTTTCTAAAAGCTGAATGTATATGTATTTTGGAAGGTTTGCATGATGTGTACATAAATGTATGCAGAAGATCTTTCTTCAGGGCATTGTCAATATTTTGTTAACAACATTTCAAATGCCATAATTGTTGTCATCTAAGTTATCAGTCCCCCCCACCACATTGCACTTTCTCCCTTGCAAATAGAATTATGGGTTTGAGCAACATAGCTACAAATGGGTCAAATGCATGCTGTTTGTGATTAGGATTTGAAATTAAGACTTGTTATCTTTAGTGTATACATTTGTGCCACTACATAGTGAACCTATAGTTATTTTTTAAAGAGGATGTTACTATGGGGATTCTGTGTAGTTCTAGATGATACACAGGAGTAAAGTGCTATTTAAAGTTTTTAATATTTTGTTGACACGGTTTGACTGCATGTGGGTTACATTTACCAAACGTTATTGACATGTATTACCTTTTACTTGGTttctgtgtttgctgtgttaAGTTTTCATTGATGTTGGAAACAGTGTTTTGTCTGGTCATTTGGAAAATGAATTTGATGTAGCTGACCCCTGCATATAAAATATATCTTTCTCTCATTTGACTTATTTTATTAGTGTTACTTGTAGTTCATATCTCCCAACAGCAACTTGAAACAATCTCTCCACTGTGGTATAGAGAGTAATGTTCTTACTGGAAAGCACAGCATTCTAATTCAGGGGGACCAGAGGATGGGGGTCACTGACTGATCAGAGAAGTGCAGAGGCCATCTCCCACGATGCAACAACAAAACCCTTTTTAATACCATGAGGAAGAGATGATGATACATCTGGTACATAtttttaagaaagaaaaaaaactcaaactGGATGCAAAGTCCTCATATTCcacaatgaataaaatgtaattatACTATAACGCTATAGTTTGTATTTATACTATAACATGATAACGCTATAGTTTGGCTAATTAGAAACCTCTCCAGATTCTAATATCTCAGCAACATCtactttttttgttgaaaagaCACAGACAAGGTAACACGCagcgacaaagggtaatgctaagacaaagactggacacaaaacgggAACCtatatacacagaaacaaacaagacacaggtggacacaatgaaactaacgagaacTCAACGAGACACaggcagggttgccaggtctgtatgacaaaaccagcccaatggccaatcaaaaccagcccaaaaccagcccaatggccaataaaaccagcccaaaaaccagcccTATATctgaactcaaaatatgcccctgccaaaccatatacactgcttttaaagtccaacagcattgctatcattgccaaatgtattgtaatatctacaaagtaacaccaaatgtttagtatgacagcattaaaagcagttttcaggaggttttctcaggagactgagagcattaAGCCCGTGTGCACACgagcagtgcgtgtgtgtgggcatgccccatgtccatgtgtgtatgtgctgatctggagtcagtttggtaggatttgggcataaataaattatttcatataaaatatagatttttatttaaagattttcatgtaatttgcatgcaaaataggtctacccgaaccagcggacaaaaaattcaactcgcggcaacacttcaaaagtagcccaattccgcgggagaaccgc of the Hypomesus transpacificus isolate Combined female chromosome 18, fHypTra1, whole genome shotgun sequence genome contains:
- the LOC124480274 gene encoding deoxynucleoside triphosphate triphosphohydrolase SAMHD1-like, with translation MDCRKRPREDLPVANNFKTPEKRVSVVWQNRDFMQWDVEDTCRYMCQEGLGSLEERFREGTITGVGLRYITETQLEKMGIKPLGTRLQVLHSLRKLWQIVAETIKVFNDPIHGHVEMHPLLVRIIDTPQFQRLRFIKQLGGTYFVFPGATHNRFEHSIGVGHLAGRLVQELNDRQPELLISRRDILCVQIAGLCHDLGHGPFSHMFDGMFIPKVRPETKWKHEMASLAMFDHLVHKNELADVMEQHGLVLPEDLDFIKEQIAGPTDKTTGASWPYKGRQEEKSFLYEIVANKRNGIDVDKWDYFARDCYHLGIQNNFDYHRFLKFARVCEVDGKKHICTRDKEVGNLYDMFHTRNYLHRRAYQHKVGNIIETMITEAFIKADPHIQVKGSEGQLFTISTAIDDMEAYSKLTDHVFEQILHSSSPELAEARQILENITCRRLYKCVGQTQAEKHLEISQEVLLKWADQVARSRPQMDPAAGLQPEDLVVNVINMDYGMKEKNPINNVRFYCKNDPTKAIQIRKNQVSKLLPERFAEQLIRVYCKKTDERSVEAAKKHFVQWCMDMNFSKPQDGDVIAPELTPLKASWANHYGEDDDDEGDEGHSRGGNTWTSMNGQQEKFRSRLLSLTCLLQFLFCKR